In Plasmodium gaboni strain SY75 chromosome Unknown, whole genome shotgun sequence, the following are encoded in one genomic region:
- a CDS encoding putative exported protein (Plasmodium exported protein, unknown function) — translation EETNEEECKGCFAKLKKKKKKKTKPLKPHNYYARHNKKKEERRQYLKNNKDKLNCLQRVEEKLFAYADLLRSSIYSRTSRKPDGIYYT, via the coding sequence GAAGAAACAAATGAAGAGGAATGCAAAGGTTGTTTTgcaaaattaaaaaaaaaaaagaaaaaaaaaactaaaCCTTTAAAACCCCATAATTATTATGCACgacataataaaaagaaagaagaaagaagacaatatttaaaaaataataaagataaattaaattGTCTCCAACGAGTAGAGGAAAAACTATTCGCTTATGCTGATCTTTTAAGAAGCTCAATTTACTCAAGAACATCAAGAAAACCTGATggaatatattatacataa